From one Thalassobaculum sp. OXR-137 genomic stretch:
- a CDS encoding methyl-accepting chemotaxis protein yields MSDILSIRRRATFALSMFILAHVPVVGATAFLLGREALWPTLATAVAAAIVVAMARLQPDAPATRYLIAAVMMGIVSMMVALFWGNSWQIDMHMYYFAALAILAPMVCTVSILVAAVVVAVHHLTLSFLLPAAVFPDDASLGRVILHAVIVVLEAGALLWVTHSIQRAFDASARALKEVELAQAEQTRMADEARERDRQAATEKAAALISLSDSLQQTVGGIADTVAAASEELSRTATSLTETTSRVGDHAGLVARDATENQSRAQAAADALDRVSQSIARITEQVSLSSRITGEAVQRAADTDRTVAGLAQATDRIGEVLTLIQDIAEQTNLLALNATIEAARAGDAGKGFAVVASEVKNLAGQTAKATETIAGEISSIQAESRGAVDAIRGIGETVGRIDEVARTIADAIGEQEATARELGDEVEAMSLSASQAASGVTEMADQARDGSKAATDVLNASQDLAVNADSLQRAITDFCTRVRAG; encoded by the coding sequence ATGTCCGACATTCTGAGCATTCGCCGCCGCGCCACCTTCGCGCTTTCGATGTTCATTCTCGCCCATGTGCCGGTGGTCGGCGCGACCGCCTTCCTGCTGGGGCGCGAGGCGCTCTGGCCGACCCTGGCGACCGCCGTCGCCGCCGCCATCGTGGTCGCCATGGCCCGGCTGCAGCCGGACGCGCCGGCCACGCGCTATCTGATCGCGGCGGTGATGATGGGGATCGTGTCGATGATGGTCGCCCTGTTCTGGGGCAATTCCTGGCAGATCGACATGCACATGTACTACTTCGCCGCACTGGCGATCCTGGCGCCGATGGTCTGCACGGTGTCGATCCTGGTGGCGGCGGTGGTCGTCGCGGTGCATCACCTGACGCTCAGCTTCCTGCTGCCGGCCGCCGTCTTCCCCGACGACGCCTCGCTCGGCCGCGTGATCCTGCACGCCGTCATCGTGGTGTTGGAGGCGGGCGCCCTGCTCTGGGTCACCCACAGCATCCAGCGCGCCTTCGACGCATCGGCACGCGCGCTGAAGGAGGTCGAGCTGGCCCAGGCTGAACAGACCCGCATGGCCGACGAGGCGCGCGAGCGCGACCGCCAGGCCGCCACCGAGAAGGCGGCGGCGCTGATCTCGCTGTCGGATTCCCTGCAACAGACGGTCGGGGGCATCGCCGATACGGTCGCCGCCGCCTCGGAAGAGCTGAGCCGGACCGCCACCAGCCTGACCGAGACGACCAGTCGGGTCGGCGATCACGCCGGCCTCGTCGCCCGCGACGCGACCGAGAACCAGAGCCGCGCCCAGGCGGCGGCCGACGCCCTGGACCGTGTCTCCCAGTCGATCGCCCGGATCACCGAGCAGGTGAGCCTGTCCAGCCGGATCACCGGCGAGGCGGTGCAGCGCGCCGCCGATACCGACCGGACCGTCGCCGGCCTGGCCCAGGCCACCGACCGCATCGGCGAGGTGCTGACCCTGATCCAGGACATCGCCGAGCAGACCAACCTGCTGGCCCTGAACGCCACCATCGAGGCGGCCCGCGCCGGGGACGCCGGCAAGGGCTTCGCGGTGGTCGCCTCGGAAGTGAAGAACCTGGCCGGGCAGACGGCCAAGGCGACGGAGACCATCGCCGGCGAGATCTCCTCGATCCAGGCCGAATCCCGGGGCGCGGTCGACGCGATCCGCGGCATCGGCGAGACCGTCGGCCGGATCGACGAGGTCGCCCGCACCATCGCCGACGCCATCGGCGAGCAGGAAGCCACCGCCCGCGAACTCGGCGACGAGGTGGAAGCCATGTCCCTGAGCGCCAGCCAGGCCGCCAGCGGCGTCACCGAGATGGCGGACCAGGCCCGCGACGGCAGCAAGGCCGCCACGGACGTGCTGAACGCCAGCCAGGATCTCGCCGTCAACGCCGACAGCCTGCAGCGCGCGATCACCGACTTCTGCACCCGGGTCCGGGCCGGGTAG
- the nudC gene encoding NAD(+) diphosphatase, protein MNLHPPGTDDSVPATDLITKRPNVYGFGGLDRSAHIREREGWLDELLERPDTVIVPVWRSRSLVAPGDLPRAGMLSAAEHRGLMRFADMTAFLGERDGIAHVAIDLSPLEETDILNILAAHGVFQDLRQIGPLLNRFEGSVLAYARGLMWWHQRHRFCGVCGSETRSVKGGHQRSCTNENCRAPHFPRTDPAVIMLVHDGDRCLLGRQKIWPDGMYSTLAGFVEPGETLEEAVAREVWEESGIHVRDVRYHSSQPWPFPSSLMLGFHAEAKSFDIVRNDDELGDAQFFTIDQLADFEALGKFLPRRDSIARRLIQDWVESVRPDLLDAVDKVPSAYPVRPS, encoded by the coding sequence ATGAACCTACATCCTCCCGGGACGGATGACTCCGTCCCCGCCACCGACCTGATCACCAAGCGCCCGAACGTCTACGGCTTCGGTGGTCTCGACCGTTCAGCCCATATCCGCGAGCGCGAAGGCTGGCTCGACGAGCTGCTGGAGCGGCCCGATACGGTGATCGTGCCGGTCTGGCGCAGCCGATCGCTGGTCGCGCCGGGCGACTTGCCGCGCGCCGGGATGCTGTCGGCGGCGGAGCACAGGGGGCTGATGCGCTTTGCCGACATGACCGCCTTCCTGGGCGAGCGCGACGGGATCGCCCATGTGGCGATCGACCTGTCGCCGCTGGAGGAGACGGACATTCTCAACATCCTGGCCGCCCATGGCGTGTTCCAGGACCTGCGCCAGATCGGCCCGCTGCTGAACCGCTTCGAGGGGTCGGTTCTGGCCTATGCCCGCGGCCTGATGTGGTGGCATCAGCGCCACCGGTTCTGCGGCGTTTGCGGCTCGGAGACCCGGTCGGTGAAGGGTGGCCATCAGCGCAGCTGCACCAACGAGAACTGCCGCGCCCCGCATTTCCCGCGCACCGACCCGGCGGTGATCATGCTGGTGCATGACGGCGACCGCTGCCTGCTCGGCCGCCAGAAGATCTGGCCCGACGGCATGTATTCCACCCTGGCCGGCTTCGTGGAGCCGGGCGAGACCCTGGAGGAGGCGGTGGCCCGCGAGGTCTGGGAGGAGAGCGGAATCCATGTCCGCGACGTGCGGTACCACTCCTCGCAGCCCTGGCCGTTCCCGTCCTCGCTGATGCTGGGCTTCCACGCCGAGGCGAAGTCTTTCGACATCGTGCGCAACGACGACGAGCTGGGCGACGCCCAGTTCTTCACCATCGACCAGCTCGCCGATTTCGAAGCGCTCGGCAAGTTCCTGCCGCGCCGCGACAGCATCGCCCGGCGACTGATCCAGGACTGGGTGGAAAGCGTGCGCCCGGACCTTCTGGACGCGGTCGACAAGGTTCCGAGCGCCTATCCGGTAAGGCCTAGCTGA
- the tldD gene encoding metalloprotease TldD — protein sequence MSNLALTDELFFDRAGLDKGRTEAIVDDALNGADDGELFLEYSQSESLAFDDGRLKTASFDTTQGFGLRAIAGEARGFAHAADLSEDAIRRAADTVRAVHAGHNGKMDLGPKGTNSALYTAENPLQGFTTEAKIGVLKEIDAYARAKDPRVRQVSATLIGSWQAVQILRAGGQRVADVRPLVRLNVQVVVGDGDKMEAGYYGCGARVTFDRYVDPETWQHATDEALRIALVNLGAVDAPAGEMEVVLGPGWPGVMLHEAVGHGLEGDFNRKLTSTYSGMIGQQVAAKGVTVIDDGTLPDRRGSITVDDEGTPSSRNVLIEDGILVGYMQDRQNARLMGVSPTGNGRRQSHAHHPMPRMTNTYMAAGTADPEEILKSVKRGLYAVNFAGGSVDITSGKFVFSMNEAYLVENGKIGPAVKGATLIGNGPDAMGKITMIGNDMKLDDGVGTCGKDGQGVPVGVGQPTLKMTIAVGGTAA from the coding sequence GTGTCCAATCTGGCCCTCACTGACGAGCTTTTCTTCGACCGAGCCGGCCTGGACAAGGGCCGCACGGAAGCCATCGTCGACGACGCCCTGAACGGCGCCGACGACGGCGAGCTGTTCCTGGAATACAGCCAGAGCGAAAGCCTGGCCTTCGATGACGGCCGCCTGAAGACGGCGAGTTTCGACACCACCCAGGGCTTCGGCCTGCGCGCCATCGCCGGCGAGGCCCGCGGCTTCGCCCATGCCGCCGACCTGTCCGAGGACGCGATCCGGCGCGCCGCCGACACCGTGCGCGCCGTCCATGCCGGCCATAACGGCAAGATGGACCTCGGCCCCAAGGGCACCAACAGCGCGCTCTACACCGCCGAGAACCCGCTACAGGGCTTCACCACCGAGGCGAAGATCGGCGTGCTGAAGGAGATCGACGCCTATGCCCGGGCGAAGGATCCGCGGGTGCGGCAGGTTTCCGCCACCCTGATCGGCTCCTGGCAGGCGGTGCAGATCCTGCGCGCCGGCGGCCAGCGCGTCGCCGATGTCCGCCCCCTGGTCCGCCTGAACGTCCAGGTCGTGGTCGGCGACGGCGACAAGATGGAGGCCGGCTATTACGGCTGCGGCGCCCGGGTCACCTTCGACCGCTACGTCGATCCCGAGACCTGGCAGCACGCGACGGACGAAGCGTTGCGCATCGCCCTGGTCAACCTCGGCGCGGTGGACGCCCCGGCCGGCGAGATGGAAGTGGTGCTCGGCCCGGGATGGCCCGGCGTCATGCTGCACGAGGCCGTCGGCCACGGCCTGGAGGGCGACTTCAACCGCAAGCTCACATCGACCTATTCCGGCATGATCGGCCAGCAGGTCGCCGCCAAGGGCGTCACCGTCATCGATGACGGCACCCTGCCCGACCGGCGCGGCTCGATCACCGTCGACGACGAGGGCACCCCGTCGAGCCGCAACGTGCTGATCGAGGACGGCATCCTGGTGGGCTACATGCAGGACCGCCAGAACGCCCGCCTGATGGGGGTTTCGCCGACCGGCAACGGCCGGCGCCAGTCCCATGCCCACCATCCGATGCCGCGCATGACCAACACCTACATGGCCGCCGGCACCGCCGATCCGGAGGAGATCCTGAAGTCGGTGAAGCGCGGACTCTATGCCGTGAACTTCGCCGGCGGGTCGGTGGACATCACCTCGGGCAAGTTCGTGTTCTCCATGAACGAGGCCTATCTGGTGGAGAACGGCAAGATCGGCCCGGCGGTGAAGGGTGCGACCCTGATCGGCAACGGCCCCGACGCCATGGGCAAGATCACCATGATCGGCAACGACATGAAGCTCGACGACGGCGTCGGCACCTGCGGCAAGGACGGCCAGGGCGTGCCCGTGGGCGTCGGCCAGCCGACCCTGAAGATGACCATCGCCGTCGGCGGCACCGCCGCCTGA
- the coxB gene encoding cytochrome c oxidase subunit II, which yields MERILKRVTGATLRGGAAILAAVAILAVAAFDASAAQPQPWQLGMQEHVTPVGHDVDQLHDILLVIITLISLFVLALLVYVCIRFKRSNNPTPSKTTHNTLLEVAWTGLPALILVVIAFYSFPLLYKQDKAVDPDMTIKVEAHQWYWNYTYPDQEIAFDSYLIPDEEIKEGQTRLLDVDNRLVVPVGATVQVLVTTYDVMHSFFVPALTVQVYGTPGRINETWFQIEKPGVYYGQCNQICGIDHSRMPIVVEAMEQADYDAWLVKAKEQFAMNPSATKVASIAD from the coding sequence ATGGAGCGGATCCTCAAGCGGGTTACCGGCGCCACTTTGCGCGGCGGGGCCGCGATTTTGGCGGCGGTGGCGATCCTTGCGGTGGCGGCGTTTGACGCGTCCGCCGCCCAGCCTCAGCCCTGGCAATTGGGCATGCAGGAACATGTCACGCCGGTGGGCCACGATGTGGACCAACTGCACGACATCCTGCTGGTGATCATCACGCTGATCAGCCTCTTCGTGCTGGCGCTGCTGGTCTATGTGTGCATCCGCTTCAAGCGAAGCAATAACCCGACCCCGTCGAAGACGACCCACAACACCCTGTTGGAGGTTGCCTGGACGGGTCTGCCGGCGTTGATCCTGGTGGTGATCGCGTTCTACTCCTTCCCGCTTCTGTACAAGCAGGACAAGGCGGTCGATCCCGACATGACGATCAAGGTCGAGGCGCATCAGTGGTACTGGAACTACACGTATCCGGACCAGGAGATCGCCTTCGACAGCTATCTGATCCCGGACGAGGAGATCAAAGAGGGCCAGACGCGGCTGCTCGACGTGGACAACCGTCTGGTGGTCCCGGTCGGCGCCACGGTCCAGGTTCTGGTCACGACCTATGACGTGATGCACTCCTTCTTCGTTCCGGCCCTGACGGTGCAGGTCTACGGCACGCCGGGCCGGATCAACGAGACCTGGTTCCAGATCGAGAAGCCCGGCGTCTATTACGGCCAGTGCAACCAGATCTGCGGCATTGACCATTCCCGGATGCCGATCGTGGTTGAGGCCATGGAACAGGCGGACTACGACGCCTGGCTCGTGAAGGCCAAGGAACAGTTCGCGATGAACCCGAGCGCGACCAAGGTCGCGTCGATCGCCGACTAA